A genomic stretch from Bradyrhizobium quebecense includes:
- a CDS encoding molybdate ABC transporter permease subunit: MDTFSAEIWQSVALTIELASLTTMILLVVGAPLAWWLARSKTVLSKAVATIIALPLVLPPTALGFCVLVLLGPNRPGGFLASFWGEHTLAFTFAGIVVGSVLSALPLVVQPIHNAFIAIGGGPLVNQRASPLYAFITIGLPLVRLEFLKAALVGFAHSIGTFGVVMMIGGNIPGRTKVLSAYVIDYVQASRWSEASWISGGMVMFAFAVIFILTFIDKRCARRGT, translated from the coding sequence ATGGACACCTTTTCGGCCGAGATCTGGCAATCCGTTGCGCTCACGATCGAGCTCGCCAGCCTGACGACGATGATCCTTTTGGTTGTTGGCGCGCCACTCGCGTGGTGGCTGGCACGTTCAAAGACGGTTTTGAGCAAGGCGGTGGCGACGATCATCGCGCTGCCGCTGGTGCTGCCTCCGACGGCGCTTGGTTTCTGCGTACTCGTCCTGCTCGGCCCGAACAGACCGGGTGGCTTTCTCGCCTCTTTCTGGGGCGAGCACACGCTCGCCTTTACCTTTGCAGGAATTGTAGTCGGATCGGTCCTCTCAGCGCTCCCTTTGGTGGTGCAGCCAATCCATAATGCCTTTATTGCGATAGGCGGGGGACCGCTCGTCAATCAGCGTGCTTCTCCATTGTATGCCTTCATTACTATCGGTCTGCCGTTGGTGCGACTGGAGTTTCTCAAGGCTGCCTTGGTTGGCTTTGCTCATTCGATCGGCACCTTCGGCGTAGTGATGATGATCGGCGGCAACATTCCTGGGCGCACCAAGGTGTTGTCAGCTTATGTCATTGACTATGTGCAAGCATCGCGCTGGAGCGAGGCAAGTTGGATTTCCGGCGGTATGGTGATGTTTGCCTTTGCCGTCATTTTTATTCTAACCTTCATCGACAAACGCTGTGCCAGAAGAGGCACATGA
- a CDS encoding 4Fe-4S binding protein — MAYKIIASQCTVCGACEFECPNAAISLKNDIYVIDPTKCTQCEGNSDAPQCAVVCPVPETCVPA; from the coding sequence ATGGCCTACAAGATAATCGCGTCCCAGTGCACCGTCTGCGGTGCGTGTGAGTTCGAATGTCCCAACGCTGCGATTAGCCTGAAGAACGACATATATGTGATCGATCCGACCAAGTGCACCCAATGCGAAGGAAATTCTGACGCGCCGCAGTGCGCCGTCGTTTGCCCGGTGCCCGAGACCTGTGTGCCGGCATAG